In Clostridium ljungdahlii DSM 13528, the genomic window GCTTTTCTTATCTTCTACACTTATTTCTTTTTTCTCCATAAAACATCCCCTCCACCTATAATAAATATATGTAGCCATTGGGGATTATATTACTTTCTATTTTAAATCTTATTCAGTTGAAATTATCCTATACATACTTTGAACGTTTTCTTTTGTAACATGAGCTGCAATATTTAAGATTTCTGCCTTTAAACACTTATTGGCATATTTGATTTCTATTATATCCCCTTCTTTGACTTCAACACTAGGTTTGGCCACTTTTCCATTTATAGCAACCCTTCCACCTTCACATGCTTCTTTTGCTACAGTTCTTCTTTTTATTATTCTAGATACTTTAAGGTATTTATCTAATCTCATACAAACTCCCCTTTAAAACAGAAAACCTAGATTTTCACCCAGGCTTTCTGAAAAATACATTATTTATTTACTCTATCTTTAAACTCTTTACCAGCTTTAAATACAGGAACTGTTGATTCAGGTATTTTTATTTCTTCCTTAGTTCTAGGATTTCTTCCAATTCTTTCAGCTCTTTTTCTTGTTTCAAAGGTTCCAAACCCTACTAATTGAACTTTATCTCCCTTTTCCAATGTTTCTTCTACACTTTCTATAAACCCTTTAAGAGCTGCCTCTACATCTTTTTTTGTTAATTTTGACTTTTCTGCTATACCTGCTATTAATTCTGATTTATTCACTTTTTTTACCTCCTCTAATTTTCATAGATAAATGTGTACAAATATTCACAAATATCTTTACGGCTAATTTTCGGTCATCATTAACCAAGTTTTTCTAATTAAGCTTTTGAAAGCAATAAATATTGTATACTATTCAAAAATTTTTAGCAACTTACTATGTAATTATATATACTTAAAAATATTCATCACTTTCTAATCCATTGAATATACTTATATGGATATAGTAGCATATTCTGCATTAATTAAAAAATTCCTTCTTTTTGCATATAAAAAATTAAATTTATATATTTTTAGCCTTTTCCCAGAGTTCATCCATTTCATTTAATGTCATGTCTTCCATATCCAGTCCTTTCTCTCTGGCACACTTCTCTATATATGCAAAACGATTTATAAATTTCTCTATAGTATAATTTAATGCAAATTCAGGGTCAATGTCAAGGAATCTGGCTACATTTACACAAGCAAATATTAAATCTCCTATTTCTTCTACTATTTTTGCCCTTTCCTTACTTTTATATACATCCTTTACTTCATAATATTCCTCTAATACTTTATCTAATGCACATTCAACTTTGTCCCAGTCAAATCCAACCTTAGCAGCTTTTTTTTGAACTTTAGAAGCTCTCATCAAGGCAGGTAAAGCTTGTGCAACATGTCTAAGTTCATCTGTATGAGTTTTAAGCCCTTGCTCCTTTTTCTTTAAAGCATCCCAGTTTGTTAGCACCTCCTCTGAATTATTTACCTCTATATCTCCAAATACATGTGGATGTCTCTTTATCATTTTATCACATACACCATTGATTACATCATTAATATTAAAAAATCCTTCTTCTTTTCCTATTTGAGAATGGAAAACTATTTGAAATAATACATCTCCTAGTTCCTCCGTCAGTTCCACATCATCCTTTTTATTTATAGCTTCTAGTACCTCATAGCTCTCTTCTATAAGATATTTTTTTAGACTCTCATGGCTTTGTTCTTTATCCCAAGGACAACCTTCTTGACTTCTTAATTTCTCCATTACATCTAATAAATCTTTTAAATCATATTTGCACTCTAAATCTTTAGGTATATAAATTGATGTCAAATAGTCTATATCCTCTTGTCTGTCCAGCTCATACAATTTTATTTTTCTTATACTTTCACTATCCTTAACTCCTGCAGCTCTTATAAAATATATGTCTGCATCGTCTCTATAATAATCCATAAGACTTAATTTCACTTCAGATGCAATTAACCTATCGTATACTTGAGTTATTATAGTACCTACCCTTTTATCTAATGTTTCGTGTTTTATATCAAAAGCATCTATTATTTTTATTCCTTCAATAACATCTATGTTTAACTTCTCTGCAATAACATCTATAAAGCTAACTGATGGTATCATATCCACATCTACGGAATTTTGTTTACACAATTTTAACAATAATTTTACAGATTTTTCTGCTACCAGGGGATGTCCTGGTACTGCATAAATTATTTGATGAAAACTTTTTTCTTTTAATATTAAATCTTCTGCTATGGATCTATATACATCTTCAAATTTTTGTTTTTTTTCATATAGATGATCATACGTTTCAAAATTTATACCCAATTGTCTTAAGTAACCCACAGTAGGATGTTTCTCCGTCCTCAAATATACTTTATTCACATCCTTCAGTGCATTAACAGCACCTATTGTAAGGGATTCTATGGATCCTGGCCCCAGACCTACTACCTTAATCATTTGTAAATCCTCCTTTATTTTTTTAAGAATCTCCTTTTTATATAACTGTATTTGAATATTCCAAATATAACTATGATTGGTACATATATAATCACACCAGCAATTACAGCTAAAAAACAAGCTATTCTACTATTCATGCTATAATTATAGACATACAAATATATAATTACAACAGCTGCCATCATAAAAATGGATGCAAATGCGGGTTTAACCATAGTTTCAAAATAATTTACACGAATTTTTAATTTCCTGCTTAAAAATATTATGTTTAAAATACAGGTCGCAATATATCCTCCTATACTTCCTAAAACTGCCCCATAAATATTTATATGAGGTATTGGCACAAGAAATAGGGTTATAACTACCTTTATAATGCATCCTAACGCCAAATTAGCTACAGGTCTAACATAATGTCCAATGCCCTGAAGCACAGCTGTAGATGTCTGAACAAGTACAATAAAAGGAATAGACAATGCTGAATATTGAAGTATATCAAATCCTGCAGATTGACCTGGGAAAATCAAATCCAGAATAGGGTGTGCTAGGACATATAATCCAATGGTAGATGGAATTGCAATAACCATAGAAATTTTAAAAGATAAATCCACTTTATTTATGACATCAACTTTTCTATTTAATATATACGATTCTGCAATTATTGGCATCAAAGAAGCACATAGCGCTGAAGATATTGTTAGTGGTATATTTATAAGCACAAATGCCTTTCCAGTAAGCTGTCCATATAATATAGCAGCTTCCCTATATGTAAATCCAGCCTCCAATAATTTCTGAGGTACCAAAGCTGAATCTATAAGACTCATTATACTGCTAACTGCTGCTCCTAGAGATACTGGAATAGCTATGTACAGTAATTTACTCAGTACATCCTTATTATCTGCAACTTTAAATACGTTTATTTCTTTTCTTACATAAACATACTTTACTATTAAATATATACCGCCAAATAGTCCTCCTGCTGCTGCCCCCAATGCTGCTCCTCCTGCGGAATACTCTATACCTTTAGGCAATAGCAAATATGCCAATCCCACTCCTACTATTACTCTGCCTATTTGTTCTATAATTTGAGATGCAGCTGTATAATTCATATTTTGAAGTCCTTGGAAAAATCCTCTGAAAGCACTCATTATGGATATAAATATAGGTGCAAATGCAATGGCAATTAAAGAATAGTAAGATTTTCTATCCCACTTCAAAAAATGTATAATTGGATTTGAAAATATAAGTAGTATAGCTGTAAACCCTGTTCCTAAAATAACCATTAAGAGTATAGATTTTCTAAGTACTTGAATTACCCCTTCATGATCTCCAATGGCATTTCTCTCCGATACCATCTTTGACACCGCTACAGGTATACCTGAAGCTGCAGCAATAAAAAACATATAAAGCGGAAATGACATTTGATAGTAACCCACTCCCTCATCTCCAATAAGCATTTGAAGTGGCCATCTAAAAAATAGTCCTAAGAATTTTGACAATATACCCGCTGCCCCTAATACAAAAGTGCCTTTTATAAGGGATTGTTTTTTCATAAAAATACCTCCGAACGCTATAATTGCAAACAATTTGTTCCATGTTTATAATTATTTAAAACTCGAAGGTATTATTACTTTAAATGAATATTTTTTAAATTATAGTCAATAATGTCAACAGAATATAAATGGCAGCTAATGCTGCCATTATCTATTGTTCCATTTGTTTGCCTAAAAAGGATGATGCAGTTTCAGCTAGCTTTATCTCCATATCTCCAAAGTTAGCTTTTTCTTTAGATACTATTATTACAGCTCCAATTGCATCACCTCCTGCTATTATAGGGCATATAATTTGAGCTGAGTACTTACCCTGTACATCCTCATCATCATACAAAGGAATAATTCCATCTTCATCCTTATCCCCAGCTATGGAAACCGTTTTTCTATTATCTATTAACTTTTCTAGTTCATTACTTATCTTTTTTCCCATATATTCTTTTTTAGGTATACCGCTAATTGACACCATGCTGTCTTTATCACATATCATAATTATATTTCCTATAGTTTGTTGAAGTGATTCTGTATATCCTTTTGAAACATCACTAAGTTCTCCAATAGGGGAATATTTTTTTAATATAACCCCACCTTCTCTATCGGTAAATATCTCAAGAGGATCTCCTTCTCTTATTCTAAGAGTTCTTCTTATTTCTTTTGGTATGACAACTCTACCTAAGTCATCTATACGTCTAACAATTCCTGTTGCTTTCATACTATAATTCCTCCTATAAAATATAATATATAACTTGTATTATTATTATCTTTCTAAATATGCAATTTTATACACAATTGTTATTTAAATTAGAAAAATAAAAAGAACTGCAGCACAATTGCTACAGTTCTTTTCTACCTATTTAAATAAAAATTAATTTACATAATATTTTTTTCTTTTTTAGTTATACTTGCGGCTTTTTTCCACTCTTGAACTTTTTGAGAAACTAATTTACTCTTTTGATCACTTTCCAGCTGCTTCTTTATATCATCTTTAACTTTGTTAAAATCCTTAACTGGGTATTCCTGCTTTTTTATACACTTGATTATATGATATCCGAAACTACTTTGAACTGGATCTGATATGGCACCTTCTTTTAATGCTTTTGCTCCTGCCATAAATTGAGCATCATACCCTGAATCATTATAATTTACAAATCCTAAGTCTCCACCTTTATCTTTAGTAGCGGTATCCTGAGAAACTTCTTTTGCAACCTTTGCAAAATCCTCTCCCTTATCTAACCTTGCTTTCACTTTTTGTGCTTCATCTTTTGTCTTTACAAGTATATGAGCTAAATGCATTTTATCAGGCTGCTCTGTATACTTATCCTTATTTGCATTGTAATAGTCTTTAATTTGTTTATCTGTTACCTTTACACTTTTTGCAAGGTAATTACTTATGTTTGTTTCTATTGCTTGAGTTTTCAATTGTGCTAGAAACATAGTCTTAAATGATTCCTCAGTAAATCCCTGTGCTTTTAATGCTGCATCAAATTGACTGGTATCACCTTTAAAATTCTGCTTTTTAATATCATCAATCTTTTTATCCATGTCTGATTTTAATTTACTTTCATCTGGTAGAAGCTTTAACTCTTTAGCTTTTTGTTCGATTACTTTAGTAGTAATCATATTGTCAAGTATCTGTTCTTTTTGGGTTTTAATAGCACTAGTAGCTTCATCATTTTTTGCATAGTCTGAACCATATTGTTGTTTAGCTTGACTTAGCAATTGGATTGTATTTGGATCTTTATCTAAATCACCCCTTGTGATTTTTTCTCCATTAACTGTTGCCACAGTACTATTAGCTATAGCTTCTGGTGTTTTTTCTATCATATTACATCCTGCAGTTGAAAATGCGAACACTGTTATAAATGCAGCAGCCACCAACCTTTTTATATTCTTCACGGTTTATTCCCCCACTCTTTTTGTGTTTTGCAAAATATAAATTAATTTTAACACAAAACTATTTTTACTACAAAGCTATTTTTGTTCATATATTTTTAGCATATATTTCACAATTTCCTTAATCTGATGTAAAATATCTTCTCTTTTTACATTTTTTAATTTATATCCAAACCCGGGCTTTTTATTCATCTTCAACACAAACTCATGTGGATAAGTTTTAAACAGTTCCCTAAGCACATTTTTGTCAACCCTATCCTGATCTTGAAATGAAAAAACAACTTCGTCCTTTATTTCTTTTATCTCCTCTATTCCAATTTTCTTACTCATACTTCTTATATAGGCTATATCCATCAAGTTGTATACTGAAGTTGGTATATCAGAGAATCTATCTTCCAATTCCTCTTTTATATCAAGCATATCATCATAGGAACTTATAGCTGCTATTTTCTTATATATTTCTATTTTCTGAACTTCACTCTTTATATAATTATCAGGTATATATGCATCTATTTTCAATTCTACAGTAGTTTCTACAGGTTCTTTGTCTATATCTCCTTTTATAAGCTTTATAGTATCCTCCAGCATCCTACAATAGAGATCATATCCTACAGCAGCCATATGACCATGCTGTGATGCTCCCATCATATTACCTGCACCTCTTATTTCCAAATCTTTTAGTGCTATTTTAAACCCAGATCCAAGTTCAGTAAATTCTTTAATAGCTTTAAGCCTTTTTTCTGCTACTTCCGTAAGAACCTTATCTCTCCTATAGCTCAAGTAACAGTAAGCCATTCTATTAGTTCTTCCAACCCTTCCTCTTAATTGATATAGTTGTGATAAGCCCATTTTATCGGCATCATATATTATCATTGTATTTACATTCTGTATATCCATACCAGTTTCTATAATAGTAGTTGCTACTAAAACATTATACTCATTTTTCATAAAATCAACTATTATATTTTCAAGTTCTCTTTCTTGCATTTGTCCGTGAGCTACGGCTACTTTTGCTTCTGGAATTAGTTTGGCTATGTAAGAAGCCATTTCTTTTATGCTCTCAACTCTATTATAGACAAAATAAACCTGTCCTCCTCTATTTATTTCTCTTAGTATTGCATCTCTTATTAATTGATCATTATATTCCACTACATAAGTTTGAATTGGATATCTTTCCTCTGGAGGTGTCTCTATAACACTTATATCTCTAGCCCCTACGAGAGACATATGTAATGTCCTAGGTATAGGTGTAGCACTTAACGTAAGTACGTCTACATTTTTTCTAATCTTTTTGATCTTTTCCTTATGACTTACTCCAAACCTCTGCTCCTCATCTATTATAAGAAGTCCTAAATCTTTAAATTGTACATCCTTTTGTAATATTCTGTGAGTACCAATTAATATATCAACATCTCCTACTTTAACTGCCTTTATGGATGCTTTTTGCTGTGCTGTTGTTCTAAACCTGCTTATCATATCTATTTTTACAGGAAAATCAGAAAACCTTTGAACAAAATTATTATAATGTTGTTGAGCAAGTATGGTAGTTGGAACTAAAAATGCAACTTGCTTTCCATCCATAACAGCCTTAAAAGCGGCCCTTACTGCCACTTCTGTTTTTCCATATCCTACATCCCCACAAAGTAATCTGTCCATTACCTTATCTGATTCCATATCTTGCTTTATATCCTGTATAGTTGTAAGTTGATCTGGAGTCTCTTCATAAGGGAATTCATCCTCAAACTGTTTTTGCCATACTGTATCCTTTGAATACTTGTAACCTTTTAGAGTAGACCTAATTGCATATAATTTTACTAAATCTTCAGCTATTTCCTCTATTGATTTCTTTACCTTTTTCTTAGCTTTGGCCCAATCTGATCCTCCCAATTTACTTACTTTGGGGCTCTTTCCTTCAGAACCTATATATTTTTGCACCATATCCAGTTGTTCTACAGGTACATACAATTTATCTTCTGAGTCATATATAAGTTCCAAATAATCTTTCTTGTGACCTTGAACTTCCAACTGCTTTATGCCTTTGTATATTCCTATACCATGATTTACATGTACTACAAAATCCCCAGGTTTAAGTTCTGTAAAGCTTTTTATTTTGCTTACTCCTTTTTTGAGAACCTTCCTTGTATTCTTCTTTTTTGCTTCCCCAAAAACTTCTTTATCTGATATGACCCCTAGTTTAAAATCCGGATATTCAAAACCCTTGAGTTGGCTTCCAAAAGTTATAACAACTTCCCCTGATTTAATCTCATGAATAACATCTCTATAACTACTTTCTATGCCTTTTTCTCGTAAAGTGTCTACCAATCTTTCTCCTCTAGGTCTTGTTCCAGATAAGATCAAAATTTTATAACCTCTAGACTTTTTATCCTTTATATCCTCAATAAGTAAATCTATCTGTCCTTGGTAACTATTTAGAGTTATCTGAGAAAAATTAGTTATAGTTTTAGGTTGAATAACCTTAGAAGACTTAGCAATAGCATCTAAGGTCATAATTTCCTTATTTTTAAGTTCTTCAAATAAATCAGATTTTGCACATAACATTTTACTCTGTTTGGGGAGTATATTTCCCCTTTCTAAAAGATTTTTATAATTTTCTTCAAATTCAAAATATACACTATCTAATTTCCCGGAGCATCTCTGCACATCATCCATAACTACAAAATAGTCCTTAGCATAATCAAGGAAAGAAGCAGGCTTATCATAAAAATATGGAAGAAAACTATCAATATTTTCAAAGCTCCAGTTCTCCTCTAGACTCTCTAAGTTTTTCTTTGTTAACTCATCTATTCTATCCAATGCTTCTTTATTCTTGCTTTTTTCTAATTTTTTTTCTACTAAAGCTGCGTCATCTTCTATACTTTTTCTTCCCTTTTGAATCTTATCCTTATCAAGAATAATCTCTTTAGCAGGAAATATTTCTATACTGTCTAATTTATCAATACTTCTCTGCGATTCTAAATTTAAAGTTCTAATAGATTCTACTTCATCCCCAAATAGCTCTATTCTATATGCTTCTGCAGCTATTGGTGAGTATACATCCATTATGTCACCTCTTATGGAAAATTGGCCTTTTGAATCCACAATCTCATTTTTTTCATATCCACTTTGAACCAATTTCTCACTTATATCTTTTAAATTTAAAGCCTCCCCTACAGATATGTTAATTATATAATTTTCATATAACCCTACAGGTATATATGCAGAGGCCAAAGATTCCACACAAGTTATTATAATTTTTCTACCTGTATCTATCATTTTCCTTATTACCTTTAATCTTTCCCACCTCAGGTCTCCCGATATGGCATCTATATTATAAAATACCATCTCTTTAGTAGGAAAATAATATACTTCTGCTAAATAAAGGGATAGATCTTCATATAGTTTTCTGGCTTCTACATCACTATGAGTAACAATTAGGAAAGGCTTGTCTATTTCGTTATACACTCCATATATTAAGTAACTTTTAGCTGACTCTGAAAGTCCAAATACCCCTATAGGGAATTTTTTTTTGCTTATTCCATCAATAATATTTCTAAATTCTCTACTCTCCCTCATAGGTTTTATAAGTCCATCTAATCTCATTTTAACAACCACCCTACAAATTTTATTCATCCAACTCTAGATAAATATTGCACTTAAGTTTTTTAATTTAACGCACAACAACCGTTAATCTCTTTGTTTAAAGAGATTATACGGTATCAACTGACTTATTTTGTAATAAGCTTTATCCGATCGCTACCATTGCTAACCCCCCCCTCTTCTATCAAAGTAGGGGATAAGCACTGCTACGCGCCTGGATAAGTTCTTCTAAAGTTCAGCTGGAAAAAGTTGTCCTTATAAGCAAACTCCATCTGAACCTAAGAATCACTTGATATTTTTAATCCATTGAACTTATTCATAGCTTCTTCTACTCCACAATTTATGAGACATTCCAATACATCTGCGCTAGTTTCTAAAACCTTTTCTATATCATTTCTTTCATTTATGTCAAATTTTCCCAAAACATGAGATACAAGATCCCCTTTAGGCTGTCCAATCCCTACTTTTATTCTTGGGAATACATCTGTACCTAAATTTGCTATTACGCTCTTTATGCCATTATGTCCTCCAGCACTTCCATGTTTTCTTATTCTAATTCTTCCAAT contains:
- a CDS encoding peptidylprolyl isomerase, translating into MKNIKRLVAAAFITVFAFSTAGCNMIEKTPEAIANSTVATVNGEKITRGDLDKDPNTIQLLSQAKQQYGSDYAKNDEATSAIKTQKEQILDNMITTKVIEQKAKELKLLPDESKLKSDMDKKIDDIKKQNFKGDTSQFDAALKAQGFTEESFKTMFLAQLKTQAIETNISNYLAKSVKVTDKQIKDYYNANKDKYTEQPDKMHLAHILVKTKDEAQKVKARLDKGEDFAKVAKEVSQDTATKDKGGDLGFVNYNDSGYDAQFMAGAKALKEGAISDPVQSSFGYHIIKCIKKQEYPVKDFNKVKDDIKKQLESDQKSKLVSQKVQEWKKAASITKKEKNIM
- a CDS encoding RNA-binding S4 domain-containing protein, yielding MRLDKYLKVSRIIKRRTVAKEACEGGRVAINGKVAKPSVEVKEGDIIEIKYANKCLKAEILNIAAHVTKENVQSMYRIISTE
- a CDS encoding HU family DNA-binding protein, coding for MNKSELIAGIAEKSKLTKKDVEAALKGFIESVEETLEKGDKVQLVGFGTFETRKRAERIGRNPRTKEEIKIPESTVPVFKAGKEFKDRVNK
- the spoVT gene encoding stage V sporulation protein T, whose product is MKATGIVRRIDDLGRVVIPKEIRRTLRIREGDPLEIFTDREGGVILKKYSPIGELSDVSKGYTESLQQTIGNIIMICDKDSMVSISGIPKKEYMGKKISNELEKLIDNRKTVSIAGDKDEDGIIPLYDDEDVQGKYSAQIICPIIAGGDAIGAVIIVSKEKANFGDMEIKLAETASSFLGKQMEQ
- the mazG gene encoding nucleoside triphosphate pyrophosphohydrolase; translated protein: MIKVVGLGPGSIESLTIGAVNALKDVNKVYLRTEKHPTVGYLRQLGINFETYDHLYEKKQKFEDVYRSIAEDLILKEKSFHQIIYAVPGHPLVAEKSVKLLLKLCKQNSVDVDMIPSVSFIDVIAEKLNIDVIEGIKIIDAFDIKHETLDKRVGTIITQVYDRLIASEVKLSLMDYYRDDADIYFIRAAGVKDSESIRKIKLYELDRQEDIDYLTSIYIPKDLECKYDLKDLLDVMEKLRSQEGCPWDKEQSHESLKKYLIEESYEVLEAINKKDDVELTEELGDVLFQIVFHSQIGKEEGFFNINDVINGVCDKMIKRHPHVFGDIEVNNSEEVLTNWDALKKKEQGLKTHTDELRHVAQALPALMRASKVQKKAAKVGFDWDKVECALDKVLEEYYEVKDVYKSKERAKIVEEIGDLIFACVNVARFLDIDPEFALNYTIEKFINRFAYIEKCAREKGLDMEDMTLNEMDELWEKAKNI
- a CDS encoding putative polysaccharide biosynthesis protein; translation: MKKQSLIKGTFVLGAAGILSKFLGLFFRWPLQMLIGDEGVGYYQMSFPLYMFFIAAASGIPVAVSKMVSERNAIGDHEGVIQVLRKSILLMVILGTGFTAILLIFSNPIIHFLKWDRKSYYSLIAIAFAPIFISIMSAFRGFFQGLQNMNYTAASQIIEQIGRVIVGVGLAYLLLPKGIEYSAGGAALGAAAGGLFGGIYLIVKYVYVRKEINVFKVADNKDVLSKLLYIAIPVSLGAAVSSIMSLIDSALVPQKLLEAGFTYREAAILYGQLTGKAFVLINIPLTISSALCASLMPIIAESYILNRKVDVINKVDLSFKISMVIAIPSTIGLYVLAHPILDLIFPGQSAGFDILQYSALSIPFIVLVQTSTAVLQGIGHYVRPVANLALGCIIKVVITLFLVPIPHINIYGAVLGSIGGYIATCILNIIFLSRKLKIRVNYFETMVKPAFASIFMMAAVVIIYLYVYNYSMNSRIACFLAVIAGVIIYVPIIVIFGIFKYSYIKRRFLKK
- the pth gene encoding aminoacyl-tRNA hydrolase, with the protein product MFLIVGLGNIGTKYQHTRHNIGFDAVDLISSKYNIPINREKFKGTYGEGIIADNKVMLLKPSTYMNLSGESVIEAANFFKIKSSNIIIIYDDIDLEIGRIRIRKHGSAGGHNGIKSVIANLGTDVFPRIKVGIGQPKGDLVSHVLGKFDINERNDIEKVLETSADVLECLINCGVEEAMNKFNGLKISSDS
- the mfd gene encoding transcription-repair coupling factor, with the protein product MRLDGLIKPMRESREFRNIIDGISKKKFPIGVFGLSESAKSYLIYGVYNEIDKPFLIVTHSDVEARKLYEDLSLYLAEVYYFPTKEMVFYNIDAISGDLRWERLKVIRKMIDTGRKIIITCVESLASAYIPVGLYENYIINISVGEALNLKDISEKLVQSGYEKNEIVDSKGQFSIRGDIMDVYSPIAAEAYRIELFGDEVESIRTLNLESQRSIDKLDSIEIFPAKEIILDKDKIQKGRKSIEDDAALVEKKLEKSKNKEALDRIDELTKKNLESLEENWSFENIDSFLPYFYDKPASFLDYAKDYFVVMDDVQRCSGKLDSVYFEFEENYKNLLERGNILPKQSKMLCAKSDLFEELKNKEIMTLDAIAKSSKVIQPKTITNFSQITLNSYQGQIDLLIEDIKDKKSRGYKILILSGTRPRGERLVDTLREKGIESSYRDVIHEIKSGEVVITFGSQLKGFEYPDFKLGVISDKEVFGEAKKKNTRKVLKKGVSKIKSFTELKPGDFVVHVNHGIGIYKGIKQLEVQGHKKDYLELIYDSEDKLYVPVEQLDMVQKYIGSEGKSPKVSKLGGSDWAKAKKKVKKSIEEIAEDLVKLYAIRSTLKGYKYSKDTVWQKQFEDEFPYEETPDQLTTIQDIKQDMESDKVMDRLLCGDVGYGKTEVAVRAAFKAVMDGKQVAFLVPTTILAQQHYNNFVQRFSDFPVKIDMISRFRTTAQQKASIKAVKVGDVDILIGTHRILQKDVQFKDLGLLIIDEEQRFGVSHKEKIKKIRKNVDVLTLSATPIPRTLHMSLVGARDISVIETPPEERYPIQTYVVEYNDQLIRDAILREINRGGQVYFVYNRVESIKEMASYIAKLIPEAKVAVAHGQMQERELENIIVDFMKNEYNVLVATTIIETGMDIQNVNTMIIYDADKMGLSQLYQLRGRVGRTNRMAYCYLSYRRDKVLTEVAEKRLKAIKEFTELGSGFKIALKDLEIRGAGNMMGASQHGHMAAVGYDLYCRMLEDTIKLIKGDIDKEPVETTVELKIDAYIPDNYIKSEVQKIEIYKKIAAISSYDDMLDIKEELEDRFSDIPTSVYNLMDIAYIRSMSKKIGIEEIKEIKDEVVFSFQDQDRVDKNVLRELFKTYPHEFVLKMNKKPGFGYKLKNVKREDILHQIKEIVKYMLKIYEQK